Proteins from one Streptomyces sp. NBC_00289 genomic window:
- a CDS encoding SRPBCC domain-containing protein, protein MADIAMQLHIGADADTVYAAISTAEGIHAWFTTTATADQEVGGLHALRFPGVDESWRLRVTEAEPGKRLVLTGENGPWTDTRQTYELLTPPEGGVTLRFTHSGFPAVDDAYRDFTFGWATKFVQLKAYAETGEPAPFFTG, encoded by the coding sequence ATGGCGGACATCGCGATGCAACTGCACATCGGGGCCGACGCGGACACCGTGTACGCGGCGATCTCCACGGCCGAGGGCATCCACGCCTGGTTCACCACGACCGCCACCGCCGACCAGGAGGTGGGCGGACTGCACGCACTGCGGTTCCCGGGCGTGGACGAGTCGTGGCGGCTGCGGGTCACGGAGGCGGAGCCCGGCAAGCGACTCGTCCTGACGGGAGAGAACGGCCCCTGGACCGACACCCGGCAGACCTACGAACTTCTGACTCCGCCCGAGGGTGGCGTCACGCTGCGCTTCACGCACAGCGGCTTCCCCGCCGTCGACGACGCCTACCGGGACTTCACCTTCGGCTGGGCGACGAAGTTCGTACAGCTCAAGGCCTACGCGGAGACGGGCGAGCCCGCACCCTTCTTCACCGGCTGA
- a CDS encoding ArsR/SmtB family transcription factor: MDAVRAVAEPRRREILRLVWESELSAGEIAERFDVTFGAVSQHLKVLRDAGLVTLRQDGKKRFYQADREAMGPLADYLQSMWATRLDTLAELAEAAERAERPEESEGANR; this comes from the coding sequence ATGGATGCTGTACGGGCGGTCGCGGAACCCAGAAGGCGCGAGATTCTGCGCCTGGTCTGGGAGTCGGAGCTGTCCGCGGGAGAGATCGCCGAGCGGTTCGACGTCACGTTCGGGGCGGTCTCCCAGCACCTCAAGGTGCTCAGGGACGCCGGCCTCGTCACGCTGCGCCAGGACGGCAAGAAGCGCTTCTACCAGGCCGACCGTGAGGCCATGGGCCCCCTGGCCGACTATCTGCAGTCCATGTGGGCCACCAGGCTCGACACACTGGCGGAGCTGGCGGAAGCGGCCGAGCGGGCCGAACGGCCCGAGGAATCCGAAGGGGCGAACCGTTGA
- a CDS encoding SRPBCC domain-containing protein, which produces MNANLATVERLIAARPETVFSFFTDRAKWLSWMGRDGAFDFSPGGAYRTTVNGENIAEGRFVEIDPPKRLVFTWGWVGGAMPVPPGSTTVEITLEPVPDGTLLRLVHRGLPSPEACAAHEEGWTHYVDRLATVAAGGDPGPDVWM; this is translated from the coding sequence TTGAACGCGAACCTGGCCACCGTGGAGCGGCTCATCGCCGCCCGCCCCGAAACGGTGTTCTCCTTCTTCACCGACCGCGCCAAGTGGCTGTCCTGGATGGGCAGGGACGGCGCGTTCGACTTCTCGCCCGGCGGCGCCTACCGGACGACCGTCAACGGCGAGAACATCGCCGAGGGCCGCTTCGTCGAGATCGATCCGCCCAAGCGGCTCGTCTTCACCTGGGGCTGGGTCGGGGGCGCGATGCCCGTACCGCCCGGCTCGACCACGGTCGAGATCACCCTCGAACCGGTCCCCGACGGCACTTTGCTGCGCCTGGTCCACCGTGGCCTGCCCTCGCCGGAGGCGTGCGCCGCGCACGAGGAGGGCTGGACTCACTACGTGGACCGGCTCGCGACCGTCGCGGCGGGCGGCGACCCGGGGCCCGACGTCTGGATGTGA